A genomic segment from Archangium lipolyticum encodes:
- a CDS encoding ArnT family glycosyltransferase produces the protein MPALLLPLALTLLYLVCRHLGAGRRPALLWAVLVWTLALTVVTEVLSLFELITFASLLGFWGVVVAGLTGWLLVLRRRSATGSTPEEKPESPREPATRLAFGLLALLLLAIGVTALVAPPNTGDSLYYHMSRVAHWAQNRSIAHYPTHVLAQLHQNPGAELIILHLQVLSGGDRFANLVQWTFLAFNLVAVSLVAARLGARPPVQAWAAVFAATVPMGILQASSTKNEHVHAFWLLCFVYSLLRLRERVTWGLVLATGTSLGLAILTKMTAYFYAFPFVLWFAVDMLRSRESFRRLLVPALVISVLTLAPSSGHYLRNYHLYGRPTGPAGEVNVYKEGDSYVYYNEVLSPSALVSNTLRNAALHLGTPVGRFNVHFTERLVRGVHRLIGFDVNDPRTTWVTTSFTAGLAGAFRNENYAGNPLHFVLFLATACVLLWRWRRTPGEQRAYLAALVGGFLIFCLALKWQPWNSRLHLPLFILSAPVVAVGLAEHWKQRRADAVMLVLLLASFVWALGNETRPLVGHNSILTRSRQEQYFSDTGDRDAYEGAARYVLEHGRTRVGLVFGGDANNQREYPLWALLSGSPSPIRVENVDVRNVSSRLADPGFSPDAIVCFQCGEAQVARYRGSTHEAHTFGSAWVFVP, from the coding sequence GTCGTCGTCGCAGGACTCACGGGATGGCTCCTCGTGCTCCGGCGCCGGAGCGCAACCGGGTCCACCCCGGAAGAGAAGCCCGAGTCGCCGCGAGAGCCCGCCACACGGCTCGCGTTCGGCCTGCTGGCGCTGTTGCTGCTCGCCATCGGCGTGACGGCACTGGTGGCGCCGCCGAACACGGGGGACTCGCTGTACTACCACATGAGCCGGGTGGCCCATTGGGCGCAGAACCGGAGCATCGCGCACTACCCCACGCACGTGCTGGCGCAGCTCCATCAGAACCCGGGCGCCGAGCTCATCATCCTCCACCTCCAGGTGCTCAGCGGAGGCGACCGCTTCGCCAACCTGGTGCAGTGGACCTTCCTCGCCTTCAACCTCGTGGCGGTGTCGCTGGTGGCGGCACGGCTGGGCGCCCGGCCCCCGGTGCAGGCATGGGCGGCGGTCTTCGCCGCCACCGTGCCCATGGGCATCCTCCAGGCCTCGAGCACCAAGAACGAGCACGTGCACGCCTTCTGGCTGCTGTGCTTCGTCTACAGCCTCCTGCGGCTGCGGGAGCGGGTGACCTGGGGCCTCGTGCTCGCCACGGGCACGAGCCTCGGTCTGGCCATCCTCACGAAGATGACGGCGTACTTCTACGCCTTCCCCTTCGTGCTCTGGTTCGCCGTGGACATGCTGCGCTCGCGCGAGTCCTTCCGGCGGCTGCTCGTGCCCGCGCTCGTCATCTCGGTGCTGACGCTCGCGCCGAGCAGCGGGCACTACCTGCGCAACTACCATCTCTACGGCCGTCCCACGGGTCCCGCGGGCGAGGTCAACGTCTACAAGGAGGGCGACTCGTACGTCTATTACAACGAGGTGCTGTCGCCCTCGGCGCTCGTGTCCAACACGCTGAGGAACGCGGCACTGCACCTGGGCACACCGGTGGGGCGCTTCAACGTCCACTTCACCGAGCGGCTCGTGCGCGGGGTGCACCGGCTCATCGGCTTCGACGTGAACGACCCGCGCACCACCTGGGTCACCACCTCGTTCACCGCCGGGCTCGCGGGGGCCTTCCGCAACGAGAACTACGCGGGCAACCCCCTGCACTTCGTCCTCTTCCTGGCCACGGCCTGCGTGCTGCTCTGGCGGTGGCGCCGGACTCCGGGCGAGCAGCGGGCCTACCTCGCCGCGCTCGTGGGAGGCTTCCTCATCTTCTGCCTGGCGCTCAAGTGGCAGCCCTGGAACAGCCGGCTCCACCTGCCGCTCTTCATCCTGAGCGCCCCGGTGGTGGCCGTGGGGCTCGCCGAGCACTGGAAGCAGCGCCGGGCCGACGCCGTGATGCTCGTCCTGCTGCTGGCCTCGTTCGTCTGGGCCCTGGGCAACGAGACCCGGCCGCTCGTGGGCCACAACTCCATCCTCACGCGGAGCCGGCAGGAGCAGTACTTCAGCGACACCGGCGACCGGGACGCTTACGAGGGAGCGGCCCGTTACGTCCTGGAGCACGGGCGCACGCGCGTCGGCCTCGTCTTCGGAGGCGATGCCAACAACCAGCGCGAGTACCCCCTCTGGGCGCTGCTCTCCGGCTCGCCCTCCCCCATCCGGGTGGAGAACGTGGACGTGCGCAACGTCTCGAGCCGGCTCGCCGATCCGGGCTTCTCGCCGGACGCCATCGTCTGCTTCCAGTGTGGCGAGGCCCAGGTGGCGCGCTACCGGGGCAGCACGCACGAGGCCCACACGTTCGGCTCGGCCTGGGTCTTCGTGCCCTGA
- a CDS encoding MBOAT family O-acyltransferase, producing the protein MVFNSLSFLAFLALGLVLHHLPLTWRVRKLNLLVASSLFYAAWNPLFLPLLWYAITLDWFLARALASARTPAWRKALLGVSLASNLGLLAFFKYGPFLADNTNALFLALGVPLHVPRVDVVLPVAISFYTFESLAYTLDVYRGHEKPWDSFLDFALFLTFFPHLVAGPIVRPRDFLPQCTQPRRATPSQLQWGLLLLVLGVFEKAVLADGLLAPLVDTVFAPGAKPSGGEAWSAALAFSGQIFCDFAGYSLCAIGVALCFGFHLPDNFQSPYAAIGFSDFWRRWHISLSSWLRDYLYIPLGGNRHGPARTHVNLMLTMLLGGLWHGASWTFVVWGGLHGLFLIAERMLRPLLEKPRWARAPVGRFAGVAVTFVGVCFAWVFFRAPDFATAFTVVRAMVGGSGADAGGLLSQFDMGLAVLTVGALLAAQWRYRDVPLPEVFTSVPWWASASAMTVMLVALVTATGVDRAFIYFQF; encoded by the coding sequence ATGGTCTTCAACTCCCTGTCGTTCCTGGCCTTCCTGGCCCTCGGCCTCGTGCTGCATCACCTGCCGCTCACGTGGCGGGTCCGGAAGCTCAACCTGCTGGTGGCGAGCAGCCTCTTCTACGCGGCCTGGAATCCCCTCTTCCTGCCACTGCTCTGGTACGCCATCACCCTGGACTGGTTCCTCGCGCGCGCCCTCGCCTCGGCCCGGACACCCGCCTGGCGCAAGGCCCTGCTCGGAGTGAGCCTCGCCAGCAACCTCGGACTGCTCGCCTTCTTCAAGTACGGGCCCTTCCTCGCGGACAACACCAACGCCCTCTTCCTCGCGCTCGGCGTGCCCCTGCACGTTCCCCGGGTGGACGTCGTCCTGCCCGTGGCCATCTCCTTCTATACGTTCGAATCGCTCGCCTACACCCTCGACGTCTACCGGGGACACGAGAAGCCCTGGGACTCGTTCCTCGACTTCGCCCTCTTCCTCACCTTCTTCCCGCATCTGGTGGCCGGCCCCATCGTCCGGCCCCGCGACTTCCTGCCCCAGTGCACCCAGCCGCGGCGCGCCACCCCGTCCCAGCTCCAGTGGGGTCTGCTGCTGCTGGTGCTGGGCGTGTTCGAGAAGGCGGTGCTCGCCGATGGGCTGCTCGCGCCGCTGGTGGACACCGTGTTCGCCCCCGGCGCGAAGCCCTCGGGTGGAGAGGCCTGGAGCGCGGCGCTCGCCTTCTCGGGGCAGATCTTCTGCGACTTCGCGGGCTACTCGCTGTGCGCCATCGGCGTGGCCCTGTGCTTCGGCTTCCACCTGCCGGACAACTTCCAGAGCCCCTACGCGGCCATCGGCTTCAGCGACTTCTGGCGCCGGTGGCACATCTCCCTGTCGAGCTGGTTGCGCGACTACCTCTACATCCCGCTCGGCGGCAACCGGCACGGGCCCGCGCGCACGCACGTCAACCTGATGCTGACGATGCTGCTGGGCGGGCTGTGGCACGGGGCCTCGTGGACCTTCGTCGTCTGGGGCGGGCTGCACGGGCTGTTCCTCATCGCCGAGCGCATGCTGCGGCCCCTGCTGGAGAAGCCGCGCTGGGCTCGGGCTCCCGTGGGCCGGTTCGCGGGCGTGGCGGTGACGTTCGTGGGCGTCTGCTTCGCCTGGGTGTTCTTCCGCGCCCCGGACTTCGCCACCGCCTTCACCGTGGTGCGCGCCATGGTGGGCGGCTCGGGAGCCGACGCGGGCGGCCTGCTGAGCCAGTTCGACATGGGCCTGGCGGTGCTCACCGTGGGCGCGCTGCTGGCCGCGCAGTGGCGCTACCGCGACGTGCCCCTGCCGGAGGTGTTCACGTCCGTCCCCTGGTGGGCCTCGGCGAGCGCCATGACGGTGATGCTCGTGGCCCTCGTCACCGCCACCGGAGTCGACCGTGCGTTCATCTACTTCCAGTTCTAG
- the mfd gene encoding transcription-repair coupling factor produces MDTPFTQKLDVEALRAPPMAGDPFARVLELLRAGQRVRTQGLQGAARGHALAQLTRTLKAPLVCVTTDEESADALANDLAFFLGGRGTPLEPHVLRLPADEVLPYDELSPDADVVADRLGALFHLHQGTRFPALVLSLRGLLRKVLPPKVMGELSERLVVGQDFDRDELARKLANMGYQSSPLVEDLGTFSVRGGLVDVFSPLYEKPVRIEFFGDTIESIRAFDPETQRTVDTLKEIILLPAREVIFSEQTRANAEAAARSVADRINLPTTKLRERLDAIREGLPGFGLEALLPGFFEGGLGTLFDYLTRWHAEPFFYLDDPMGLERVAGELWKEVERSAEASDARQDLAYPPAEHFLTHEQAEERLAAFRVMEGGGLSLTQGEAPVHFPFGTTQDVREAILAHHGEEGALTPLVERLQRWRDTRIACAVACGSLSQADKLKRLLLDRNVMVRVHTEPLVDASKLYEPSVHAHLFTGEVSHGFVDGVGGLAVLSDEEIFGARARRRVRRSKSLDAFAAGFKDLKEGDIIVHTDFGLGRYAGLTKMQVNGVPGDFLVLEYAGRDKIYLPVSRMRLIQKFTGGDPTKVTLDKLGTTSWEKTKKKVKEQLLKMAADLLNIAAARRAHPGHAFSAPDRYFAQFEADFEFEETPDQAKAIEDVLSDMQKSEPMDRLVCGDVGYGKTEVAMRAAFKATLDRKQVAVLVPTTVLAQQHYLSFKKRFKDYPVVVEVISGMKKPQEVREILKRAKDGKVDILIGTHKLLGGDVAFKDLGLLVVDEEQRFGVKHKEQIKKLRAMVDVLTLSATPIPRTLHMAMSGVREMSIIATPPQDRRAIRTFVMKFDEQTVKDAIEREVARGGQVFFVHNRVESLPAMEDTLKKLVPNVSIGVAHGQMGEGQLEKAMLEFTERKYQVLLCTSIIESGIDISSANTMIVNRADTFGLAQLYQLRGRVGRSKERAYAYLLVPARTTISKDAQRRLEVLQRFTELGAGFTIASHDLEIRGAGNLLGAEQSGSISAIGFDLYAQLLEEAVAEVRGEPPRVQIEPEITMPLAALIPDDYVPDVHQRLVFYKRFSQASNPDEVQDLRSELVDRFGEAPDEVDNLSEQTLLKIDMRDLRLRALEGGPGRLVVTLGADALLDGMKVAALVQKSKGFYRLTPDMKLVVKLGAEIRDQALIAEAKKVLRDLGTCALPQA; encoded by the coding sequence ATGGACACTCCTTTTACCCAGAAGCTCGATGTGGAGGCGCTGCGTGCGCCTCCGATGGCTGGGGACCCTTTCGCCCGAGTGCTGGAGCTGCTGCGCGCCGGGCAGCGTGTCCGCACGCAAGGACTCCAGGGGGCCGCTCGAGGCCATGCGCTCGCCCAGCTGACGCGCACCCTGAAGGCGCCGCTCGTCTGCGTCACCACCGACGAGGAGTCCGCGGATGCCCTCGCGAATGACCTCGCCTTCTTCCTGGGCGGGCGAGGCACCCCGCTCGAGCCCCACGTCCTGCGCCTGCCGGCCGACGAGGTGCTCCCCTACGACGAGCTATCCCCGGACGCGGACGTCGTCGCGGACCGGCTCGGCGCCCTCTTCCACCTCCACCAGGGCACGCGCTTTCCCGCGCTGGTGCTCTCGCTGCGCGGCCTGCTACGCAAGGTGCTGCCTCCGAAGGTGATGGGCGAGCTGTCCGAGCGCCTCGTCGTGGGCCAGGACTTCGACCGGGACGAGCTCGCCCGCAAGCTGGCCAACATGGGCTACCAGTCCAGCCCGCTGGTCGAGGACCTGGGCACCTTCTCCGTGCGTGGCGGTCTCGTGGACGTCTTCAGCCCGCTCTACGAGAAGCCCGTCCGCATCGAGTTCTTCGGCGACACCATCGAGTCCATCCGCGCGTTCGATCCGGAGACGCAGCGCACGGTGGACACGCTCAAGGAGATCATCCTCCTGCCAGCGCGCGAGGTCATCTTCTCCGAGCAGACGCGCGCGAATGCCGAGGCCGCCGCCCGGAGCGTGGCGGACCGCATCAACCTGCCCACCACGAAGCTGCGCGAGCGGCTCGACGCCATCCGCGAGGGCCTGCCCGGCTTCGGTCTGGAGGCGCTGCTGCCCGGCTTCTTCGAGGGAGGCCTGGGCACCCTCTTCGACTACCTGACGCGGTGGCACGCGGAGCCGTTCTTCTACCTGGACGACCCCATGGGCCTCGAGCGCGTGGCCGGGGAGCTGTGGAAGGAGGTGGAGCGCTCCGCCGAGGCGTCCGACGCGCGGCAGGATCTCGCCTATCCGCCAGCGGAGCACTTCCTCACCCATGAGCAGGCGGAGGAGCGGCTCGCGGCCTTCCGCGTGATGGAGGGCGGAGGCCTGTCGCTCACCCAGGGCGAGGCGCCGGTGCACTTCCCCTTCGGCACCACGCAGGATGTGCGAGAGGCCATCCTCGCCCACCACGGAGAGGAGGGCGCGCTCACGCCGCTCGTCGAGCGACTCCAGCGCTGGCGCGACACCCGCATCGCCTGCGCGGTGGCGTGCGGCTCGCTCAGCCAGGCGGACAAGCTCAAGCGCCTGCTGCTGGACCGCAACGTGATGGTCCGCGTCCACACCGAGCCGCTCGTGGATGCATCGAAGCTCTACGAGCCCTCGGTGCATGCCCACCTCTTCACGGGCGAGGTGAGCCACGGCTTCGTGGATGGAGTCGGTGGACTGGCGGTGCTCTCGGACGAGGAGATCTTCGGAGCGCGGGCCCGCAGGCGCGTGCGGCGCTCGAAGAGCCTGGATGCCTTCGCCGCGGGCTTCAAGGATCTGAAGGAAGGCGACATCATCGTCCACACCGACTTCGGCCTGGGCCGCTACGCGGGCCTGACGAAGATGCAGGTGAACGGGGTGCCCGGGGACTTCCTCGTCCTGGAGTACGCGGGCCGGGACAAGATCTACCTCCCGGTGAGCCGCATGCGGCTCATCCAGAAGTTCACCGGTGGAGACCCCACCAAGGTGACGCTGGACAAGCTCGGGACGACGTCCTGGGAGAAGACGAAGAAGAAGGTCAAGGAGCAGCTGCTCAAGATGGCGGCGGATCTGCTCAACATCGCCGCGGCACGCCGGGCGCACCCGGGCCACGCCTTCAGCGCACCGGATCGGTACTTCGCCCAGTTCGAGGCGGACTTCGAGTTCGAGGAGACGCCGGACCAGGCGAAGGCCATCGAGGACGTGCTCAGCGACATGCAGAAGTCCGAGCCGATGGACCGGCTCGTCTGCGGTGACGTGGGGTACGGCAAGACGGAGGTGGCGATGCGGGCCGCCTTCAAGGCGACGTTGGATCGCAAGCAGGTGGCGGTGCTGGTGCCCACCACGGTGCTGGCGCAGCAGCACTACCTGTCCTTCAAGAAGCGCTTCAAGGACTACCCGGTGGTGGTGGAGGTCATCTCCGGGATGAAGAAGCCGCAAGAGGTGCGGGAGATCCTCAAGCGCGCCAAGGACGGCAAGGTGGACATCCTCATCGGCACGCACAAGCTGCTGGGTGGGGACGTGGCCTTCAAGGACCTGGGGCTGCTGGTGGTGGACGAGGAGCAGCGCTTCGGGGTGAAGCACAAGGAGCAGATCAAGAAGCTGCGGGCGATGGTGGACGTGCTGACGCTGTCGGCGACGCCGATTCCGCGCACGCTGCACATGGCGATGTCGGGTGTGCGCGAGATGAGCATCATCGCGACGCCGCCGCAGGACCGGCGCGCCATCCGCACCTTCGTGATGAAGTTCGACGAGCAGACCGTCAAGGACGCCATCGAGCGCGAGGTGGCGCGAGGGGGCCAGGTCTTCTTCGTGCACAACCGGGTGGAGTCACTGCCCGCGATGGAGGACACGCTCAAGAAGCTGGTGCCGAACGTCTCCATCGGCGTGGCGCACGGGCAGATGGGCGAGGGCCAGCTCGAGAAGGCGATGCTGGAGTTCACCGAGCGGAAGTACCAGGTGCTGCTGTGCACCAGCATCATCGAGAGCGGCATCGACATCTCGAGCGCCAACACGATGATCGTCAACCGGGCGGACACGTTCGGACTGGCGCAGCTCTACCAGCTGCGAGGACGGGTGGGCCGCTCGAAGGAGCGCGCGTACGCGTACCTGCTGGTGCCGGCGCGGACGACGATCAGCAAGGACGCGCAGCGCCGCCTGGAGGTGTTGCAGCGCTTCACCGAGCTGGGCGCGGGCTTCACCATCGCCAGCCACGACCTGGAGATCCGCGGCGCGGGCAACCTGCTGGGCGCCGAGCAGTCGGGCTCCATCTCGGCCATCGGCTTCGACCTGTACGCGCAGCTGCTGGAGGAGGCGGTGGCGGAGGTGCGGGGCGAGCCGCCCCGGGTTCAGATCGAGCCGGAGATCACCATGCCCCTGGCCGCGCTCATCCCGGACGACTACGTGCCGGACGTGCACCAGCGGCTGGTGTTCTACAAGCGCTTCAGCCAGGCCAGCAATCCGGACGAGGTGCAGGACCTGCGCTCCGAGCTGGTGGATCGCTTCGGCGAGGCCCCGGACGAGGTGGACAACCTCTCGGAGCAGACGCTGCTGAAGATCGACATGCGGGACTTGAGGCTGCGCGCGCTGGAGGGAGGTCCGGGCCGGCTGGTGGTGACGCTGGGCGCGGACGCGCTGCTGGACGGCATGAAGGTGGCGGCGCTGGTGCAGAAGTCCAAGGGCTTCTACCGGCTCACCCCGGACATGAAGCTGGTGGTGAAGCTGGGCGCCGAGATACGGGACCAGGCCCTCATCGCCGAGGCCAAGAAGGTGCTGCGCGATCTCGGCACCTGCGCCCTGCCGCAGGCATAG
- a CDS encoding c-type cytochrome, producing the protein MKTRIALLLSFSLATTASASDETAAELWTQKCKSCHGPDGRAQTQMGKKESIVDLSQPAWQKAQTDEDIREVISDGSPRNKKMKPYKEKLTPEQIDSLVKFVRTFKKG; encoded by the coding sequence ATGAAGACCCGGATTGCCCTGCTGCTGTCCTTCTCCCTGGCCACCACCGCCTCCGCCTCCGACGAAACCGCCGCCGAGCTGTGGACGCAGAAGTGCAAGTCCTGCCACGGACCGGATGGCCGCGCGCAGACCCAGATGGGCAAGAAGGAGTCCATCGTCGACCTGTCCCAGCCTGCCTGGCAGAAGGCCCAGACCGACGAGGACATCCGCGAGGTCATCTCCGACGGCTCTCCCCGCAACAAGAAGATGAAGCCCTACAAGGAGAAGCTGACCCCCGAGCAGATCGACTCCCTGGTGAAGTTCGTCCGCACCTTCAAGAAGGGCTGA
- a CDS encoding acyltransferase family protein, with protein sequence MTSPQTTELQRANYLPTLDGWRAIAIIAVLICHASDAPLLAREGPGGFWHDLTRYGAEGVSLFFGLSGFLITYRLLQEQQRTGGISLRRFYGRRVLRILPACLAYLLTVTALTGAGLLAVHREDLLSSFLFYRNYLSPAQVGTWYTGHFWTLAIEEHFYLLWPGLLVLAGSRRALWLSALLGAGVAFWRWIEIRFHPTAAWLTQMDMSVRTDIRIDGLLWGACVALLLFHGSREQWLRKLFASRWTWAALVVLAAICLKGSLLPFNGMWWALLIPFFFVGTVLHPTGLLGRLLESPVLTWVGRLSYSLYLWQQLFLVGAVMKRPLPFGPFQELPLNIVAAFACAALSYYALEKPLVGVGKRLFSAGERRAPGAEPSSAR encoded by the coding sequence GTGACATCGCCTCAGACGACGGAGCTGCAGCGGGCCAACTATCTCCCGACGCTCGATGGCTGGCGGGCCATCGCCATCATCGCCGTGCTGATCTGCCACGCGTCCGATGCGCCACTGCTCGCGCGTGAGGGGCCGGGGGGCTTCTGGCACGACCTCACCCGGTACGGCGCCGAGGGCGTGTCCCTCTTCTTCGGACTGAGCGGCTTCCTCATCACCTACCGGCTGTTGCAGGAGCAGCAGCGGACGGGCGGCATCAGCCTCCGGCGCTTCTACGGGCGCCGGGTCCTCCGCATCCTGCCGGCGTGCCTGGCCTACCTGCTGACGGTGACGGCGCTGACGGGCGCGGGGCTGCTGGCCGTCCACCGCGAGGACCTGCTCAGCTCGTTCCTCTTCTACCGGAACTACCTCTCGCCCGCCCAGGTCGGCACCTGGTACACGGGGCACTTCTGGACGCTGGCCATCGAGGAGCACTTCTACCTGCTCTGGCCCGGCCTGCTGGTGCTCGCTGGCTCGCGGCGCGCGCTCTGGCTCTCCGCCCTGCTGGGCGCGGGCGTGGCCTTCTGGCGTTGGATCGAAATCCGCTTCCATCCCACCGCGGCCTGGCTCACCCAGATGGACATGTCCGTGCGGACGGACATCCGCATCGACGGCCTGCTGTGGGGCGCGTGCGTGGCGCTGCTGCTCTTCCACGGCTCGCGGGAGCAGTGGCTGCGCAAGCTGTTCGCCTCGCGGTGGACCTGGGCGGCCCTGGTGGTGCTGGCCGCCATCTGTCTGAAGGGCTCGTTGCTGCCGTTCAACGGCATGTGGTGGGCGCTGCTCATCCCCTTCTTCTTCGTGGGGACCGTGCTCCATCCCACGGGGCTGCTCGGCAGGCTGCTGGAGTCCCCGGTCCTCACCTGGGTGGGGCGGCTCTCCTACAGCCTCTACCTGTGGCAGCAGCTCTTCCTGGTGGGCGCGGTGATGAAGCGCCCGCTGCCCTTCGGCCCGTTCCAGGAGCTGCCGCTGAACATCGTGGCCGCCTTCGCCTGCGCGGCCCTCAGCTACTACGCGCTGGAGAAGCCGCTGGTGGGCGTGGGCAAGCGCCTGTTCTCGGCGGGCGAGCGGCGGGCCCCTGGGGCCGAGCCCTCCTCCGCGCGGTAG